A genomic region of Sulfobacillus acidophilus DSM 10332 contains the following coding sequences:
- a CDS encoding monosaccharide ABC transporter ATP-binding protein, CUT2 family (PFAM: ABC transporter~COGs: COG1129 ABC-type sugar transport system ATPase component~InterPro IPR003593:IPR003439~KEGG: rer:RER_52740 ABC transporter ATP-binding protein~PFAM: ABC transporter-like~PRIAM: Monosaccharide-transporting ATPase~SMART: ATPase, AAA+ type, core~SPTR: ABC suger transport system, ATP-binding protein) translates to MDNESPQTPLLSIRNLSKSFGPIKAVNNVSLDIMVGEVVGLVGDNAAGKSTFLSLLTGYHRKDTGEFIYRGKPVSVSSPRESRNRLKIEMVYQNLSLAPDLPVWQNMFLGEERRRFGVFNDRKAMVSDADKVLQELNAKARATDIVGTLSGGEQQLVAIGRALLFERDLIIMDEPTAAISVAKIEDVLRLIVQLKSRGKSVILVSHRLEDVLTVADRIVVFSHGTVKSILPNRHLNISDLIQVMFDRKKEATDNAEN, encoded by the coding sequence ATGGACAACGAATCTCCCCAAACTCCGTTGTTATCGATACGCAACTTATCGAAATCTTTCGGGCCGATTAAGGCCGTCAACAACGTGAGTCTCGACATCATGGTTGGAGAGGTGGTCGGTCTTGTCGGTGATAATGCAGCGGGAAAATCCACATTTCTAAGTCTCTTAACCGGGTACCATCGAAAAGATACCGGAGAGTTTATATACCGGGGGAAACCTGTTTCGGTGTCGTCCCCGCGTGAAAGCAGGAATCGGCTGAAGATTGAAATGGTATACCAAAATCTCTCTCTCGCCCCTGATTTACCGGTGTGGCAAAACATGTTTTTAGGCGAAGAACGGCGCCGCTTCGGCGTCTTTAACGATCGGAAAGCCATGGTCTCCGATGCCGATAAGGTTCTGCAGGAACTTAACGCCAAAGCCCGAGCCACCGACATTGTAGGGACCTTGTCAGGGGGAGAACAACAACTGGTCGCCATTGGACGGGCCCTGTTGTTCGAACGGGATTTGATCATTATGGACGAACCGACCGCTGCCATTTCGGTAGCAAAAATCGAAGACGTGCTCCGCTTGATTGTACAGCTTAAAAGCCGTGGAAAATCCGTGATATTGGTGAGCCACCGATTGGAAGACGTGTTAACCGTGGCAGACCGTATCGTAGTTTTTTCCCACGGAACCGTCAAATCTATTTTACCTAACCGTCATCTTAATATCTCCGACCTTATCCAAGTCATGTTCGATCGAAAAAAGGAGGCCACGGATAATGCAGAAAATTAG
- a CDS encoding ribose ABC transporter membrane protein (PFAM: Branched-chain amino acid transport system / permease component~COGs: COG1172 Ribose/xylose/arabinose/galactoside ABC-type transport systems permease components~InterPro IPR001851~KEGG: tnp:Tnap_0596 inner-membrane translocator~PFAM: Bacterial inner-membrane translocator~SPTR: Ribose ABC transporter, permease protein) has protein sequence MQKISQRIFGASGSVKRPILFIILALIISGAIAPSFLTSRNLSALLVSTSFLVVVTVGEALVIMTGMIDLGVESILASGGMLVAFLTVMHHISGSVSIVLTLLVGLVVGLVVGLLVTKGRIPSFIVTLGTYWGLKGIALLFNGGNYISPNNGEFGFSGLAGHILGIPTLVIIMIVIVTLAQIVLSYTPIGTWIKSVGSNELSAKTVGLNVDALKIATFMISGVLAAFAGVLIAAWQGSMYPTTGAGYSLQAIAAVILGGIPFTGGRGTIVGAAIGALIIGLISDMIVLLGLPSLYEYIFVAIILVIAGLQARAAGSGIVK, from the coding sequence ATGCAGAAAATTAGTCAACGGATTTTTGGGGCCTCCGGTAGCGTGAAGCGACCCATTTTGTTCATCATATTAGCACTCATCATCTCCGGTGCGATAGCTCCTTCGTTCTTGACATCACGGAATTTGAGCGCCCTATTGGTCAGCACCAGTTTTCTGGTGGTCGTGACGGTCGGTGAAGCCTTGGTGATCATGACCGGCATGATTGACCTGGGGGTTGAAAGTATTCTGGCTTCCGGTGGAATGCTGGTCGCCTTTTTAACGGTGATGCATCATATTTCCGGAAGTGTGTCTATCGTCTTAACGTTATTGGTCGGTTTGGTTGTCGGCCTCGTTGTCGGACTTTTGGTCACGAAAGGGCGTATTCCGTCGTTTATTGTAACCTTGGGGACATACTGGGGGCTTAAAGGCATTGCTCTTCTGTTTAACGGCGGTAACTATATCAGTCCCAATAACGGCGAATTCGGTTTCTCCGGATTAGCCGGCCATATTTTGGGCATTCCCACCCTCGTGATCATCATGATAGTTATCGTAACCCTCGCACAAATCGTCCTCAGTTATACCCCGATCGGAACGTGGATCAAGAGTGTCGGTTCCAATGAGCTCTCCGCGAAAACTGTGGGACTCAACGTAGATGCTCTCAAAATTGCGACCTTTATGATTTCCGGTGTTTTAGCGGCGTTTGCCGGGGTTCTCATCGCGGCCTGGCAAGGATCCATGTACCCCACTACAGGAGCCGGGTATTCCTTGCAGGCTATCGCCGCAGTCATTTTAGGCGGTATCCCCTTTACCGGAGGGCGAGGAACTATCGTAGGTGCGGCCATAGGCGCACTAATTATCGGCCTTATCAGTGATATGATTGTTCTGTTGGGGTTACCGTCCCTATATGAATATATTTTCGTCGCGATAATCTTGGTGATTGCCGGCCTTCAGGCACGGGCGGCCGGTTCGGGGATTGTGAAGTAA
- a CDS encoding transcriptional regulator, LacI family (PFAM: Bacterial regulatory proteins, lacI family; family~COGs: COG1609 Transcriptional regulators~InterPro IPR000843:IPR001761~KEGG: sth:STH770 LacI family transcriptional repressor~PFAM: Periplasmic binding protein/LacI transcriptional regulator; HTH transcriptional regulator, LacI~SMART: HTH transcriptional regulator, LacI~SPTR: LacI family transcriptional repressor) produces the protein MATIKDIARRAGVGVATVSRALNRTGYVKPTTLKKILVAADELGYVPNRQARAMVNGATMTLGILIPDMDNSLFMRIVRGINDAAYPLGYSLLVMDSRGNPEWERQILRTMLELRADGVILFATPGTPDLIPTIEGTPLVVLDRLIPGSSVPQISVDHYWGARQAVELLLKECRYPPAFLSGPSMVTSSTPRLQGYLDALEHAGFSSRESRIAPGNFTYEGGYHGMRSLLTAISTSLPLDGVFAANDLSALGALRAIRESGYVCPDDIRVVGFDDIEAARYVNPSLTTIRQPMDQIGQTALRMLLAQIRGHELKDRLVTLPGQLIRRESC, from the coding sequence ATGGCTACCATTAAAGACATTGCACGACGTGCCGGCGTTGGCGTTGCAACCGTCTCCCGGGCTCTTAATCGGACCGGATATGTCAAGCCAACGACATTGAAAAAGATTTTAGTAGCCGCAGACGAGTTGGGTTATGTCCCCAATAGACAAGCTCGCGCCATGGTGAATGGTGCCACCATGACGCTAGGCATTTTGATTCCGGACATGGACAACTCATTATTCATGAGGATTGTCCGTGGCATAAACGACGCCGCTTATCCACTAGGATATTCTTTATTGGTGATGGATTCCCGAGGCAATCCAGAATGGGAACGACAAATCCTTCGGACTATGCTCGAACTGCGGGCTGACGGAGTCATTTTATTTGCTACCCCAGGAACCCCGGACTTAATTCCGACTATTGAGGGTACACCGCTAGTCGTTTTGGACCGGTTAATTCCTGGTTCGTCAGTACCTCAAATATCGGTCGACCACTACTGGGGAGCACGGCAAGCAGTGGAATTACTTCTAAAGGAATGCCGTTATCCGCCTGCCTTTTTATCCGGTCCGTCGATGGTGACCAGTTCAACGCCACGACTGCAGGGATATTTAGACGCTTTAGAGCATGCGGGGTTTAGCAGTCGGGAATCACGGATTGCCCCAGGAAATTTCACGTATGAAGGGGGTTACCATGGAATGCGATCTTTACTTACCGCCATTTCCACCTCTCTTCCCTTGGACGGCGTATTTGCGGCCAACGACCTGTCTGCGTTAGGGGCGCTACGCGCTATCCGCGAGTCAGGATATGTCTGTCCCGATGATATCCGCGTCGTTGGGTTTGACGATATCGAGGCGGCCCGATACGTGAATCCGTCGCTCACTACGATCCGTCAACCCATGGACCAAATCGGCCAAACCGCGCTGCGGATGTTATTGGCACAAATTCGTGGTCACGAATTAAAAGACCGGCTTGTAACGCTGCCCGGACAGCTGATTCGACGGGAATCGTGCTAA
- a CDS encoding transcriptional regulator, XRE family (PFAM: GAF domain; Helix-turn-helix~COGs: COG2203 FOG: GAF domain~InterPro IPR001387:IPR003018~KEGG: svi:Svir_10050 transcriptional regulator, CdaR family~PFAM: GAF; Helix-turn-helix type 3~SMART: GAF; Helix-turn-helix type 3~SPTR: Transcriptional regulator, CdaR family), whose amino-acid sequence MKSTREPERLSPLVADLGAMRRRRGISQAELARRAGCTRSFVHAMEHGVTIPSLPRLTALGDALGLRLVWEPQAGHRGREWATLRFDTITLDEVPGMVCTVAQSILPAEQVQFDMAPGYPYSLGESPSRPLTMDSHHYILQFRAGRLIVERSFLLDTEADALLEKAWATVDAWLENYRAAYQARIFRMLFDTATRLSEERDPTPLLQQAVNRAREFLQSDLSYVTLMDRDRNTVHMKVASGHRHPDFLRIVLPLGVGLGGRVARDRTPLAVPDYLNADTLDHDPQTDAIVRQEGIRAILGVPLIVRNNVLGVMFAAKREPARFTDLEVTLLQSLADFSALALDNAEAFRHLQHLADYRALAQTDAESGMRLYKLALNLERMAATSLTEHLDLSHMLGVLRELLQRDVILTDLAYRPMVPLSVVAPRNWIRERQGETLAVTSAQKRTFQASDRLLVLPVIVRGRVSGWLWVEQDGDPIPPALRHSLETVARIIGLYLSTETHRSEVGQDVITQLVTNAYPGPARTLNRWPILQADHRSYLLYLKTSNTLNRPIYLQQLLQHLIHERPDDLLGLYQDYLIGITADSDEHRLADTLARIAQETGWDRRSLVVVPGDRTPDPAVTAQTIRQAIGELDILADVLKHSITPARRLKLVWDVSRGNVERLDTLMREHLSPISDDPDLLNTLYTYFSLGQNQKQTAKALAIHLNTLRYRLDKARDKLGDVFHDPVKRLSLELALTIWDTISWNRLPPS is encoded by the coding sequence ATGAAATCGACTCGTGAACCCGAGCGGCTATCGCCGCTAGTTGCCGATCTCGGAGCCATGCGCCGGCGTCGCGGAATATCGCAGGCGGAACTGGCCCGACGTGCCGGGTGCACCCGCAGTTTTGTCCACGCCATGGAACATGGCGTAACCATACCGTCCCTTCCACGCCTTACGGCCCTCGGCGACGCCCTAGGCCTGCGATTAGTCTGGGAGCCCCAAGCCGGTCACCGCGGGCGGGAATGGGCAACCCTTCGTTTCGATACGATAACCTTAGATGAGGTTCCCGGCATGGTATGCACCGTAGCGCAATCGATCTTACCAGCCGAACAGGTCCAATTTGATATGGCTCCCGGCTATCCTTATTCTTTGGGGGAATCGCCATCACGTCCACTTACAATGGACAGCCATCACTACATTCTCCAATTTCGTGCCGGACGACTAATCGTCGAGCGTTCATTTTTATTGGACACCGAGGCCGATGCCCTACTAGAAAAGGCATGGGCTACCGTCGACGCCTGGCTCGAAAACTACCGTGCAGCCTATCAGGCCCGAATTTTTCGCATGCTGTTCGACACGGCCACCCGATTAAGCGAAGAAAGGGACCCCACCCCGCTTTTGCAACAAGCCGTCAACCGGGCCCGGGAATTCCTGCAATCGGATTTATCTTATGTGACCCTGATGGATCGCGATCGAAATACCGTTCATATGAAAGTGGCATCCGGTCACCGACACCCTGACTTCCTTCGTATTGTGCTTCCTCTCGGTGTCGGTTTAGGCGGCCGGGTGGCCCGCGACCGAACGCCGTTAGCTGTTCCCGACTATTTGAATGCCGACACGCTGGACCATGATCCGCAGACTGATGCCATCGTGCGGCAAGAAGGTATTCGAGCTATTTTAGGAGTGCCGTTAATTGTTCGTAATAATGTCTTAGGCGTGATGTTTGCGGCCAAGCGAGAACCGGCCCGGTTTACCGATTTGGAAGTGACCTTGCTACAATCGTTGGCCGATTTTTCCGCATTGGCCTTAGACAACGCCGAGGCGTTCCGACATCTGCAACACTTGGCGGACTATCGCGCTTTAGCCCAGACGGACGCCGAATCCGGTATGCGCCTTTACAAGTTGGCGCTTAATCTGGAGCGTATGGCTGCAACCAGCTTAACCGAACACCTGGATTTGTCCCATATGCTAGGGGTATTGCGAGAGCTTCTTCAACGCGACGTCATACTCACCGATCTGGCTTACAGGCCGATGGTCCCGCTCTCTGTGGTCGCACCCCGCAATTGGATCCGGGAACGCCAAGGGGAGACTTTAGCGGTCACCAGTGCACAAAAACGGACGTTTCAAGCATCAGACCGTCTTTTGGTCCTCCCGGTCATTGTCCGCGGCCGAGTCTCCGGATGGCTTTGGGTTGAACAAGACGGGGATCCCATACCGCCCGCTTTGCGCCATTCGTTAGAGACGGTGGCGCGCATCATCGGCTTATATCTGTCTACCGAGACGCACCGCTCGGAGGTGGGCCAGGACGTGATCACTCAACTGGTAACCAATGCGTATCCTGGCCCGGCTCGTACCCTGAACCGATGGCCCATATTACAAGCTGACCATAGATCCTATCTCCTGTATCTAAAAACCTCGAATACCTTAAACCGCCCGATATACTTACAACAGTTATTACAACACCTCATCCACGAGCGGCCGGACGATTTGCTGGGCCTTTATCAAGACTATCTCATCGGCATCACCGCCGACTCCGACGAACACCGCTTGGCAGACACGCTCGCCCGAATTGCTCAGGAAACCGGCTGGGACCGTCGGTCACTGGTTGTCGTCCCAGGAGACCGGACCCCGGATCCGGCCGTTACTGCCCAAACGATTCGACAGGCCATTGGGGAACTGGATATCTTGGCCGACGTCCTTAAACACTCGATAACGCCGGCCCGGCGGTTAAAACTCGTATGGGATGTTTCCCGCGGAAATGTTGAACGACTGGATACCCTCATGCGCGAGCATTTGTCGCCTATCTCGGACGACCCGGATCTGCTGAACACGCTATACACCTATTTTTCGTTGGGGCAAAACCAAAAACAGACAGCCAAAGCACTCGCCATCCATTTGAACACCCTTCGGTACCGCTTGGATAAGGCACGGGACAAGCTGGGAGACGTATTCCACGACCCGGTCAAACGGCTATCCCTAGAGCTGGCGCTCACAATATGGGACACCATATCGTGGAACCGTCTTCCCCCCTCATAA
- a CDS encoding Na+/solute symporter (PFAM: Sodium:solute symporter family~COGs: COG0591 Na+/proline symporter~InterPro IPR001734~KEGG: gau:GAU_2128 putative sodium/proline symporter~PFAM: Sodium/solute symporter~SPTR: Putative sodium/proline symporter), whose protein sequence is MNLHAPTSMAVTVVIYFAVVIGLGLWASRGTRNLADYYIAGRNAPRWVAIISGSAAVMSGFGLVGLPGLAYAYGGVVFFLQVFAILGFSVAAFLASRKMRTLTEVKEAYTVPDAMALRYPSMPRVMRIVGILGLIVGMLGYLSVEFQALGVVLSSLLPISYWSGVLLGTAIVAVYTIVGGIRAGIWTDLFQFSLEMLAGITVIITVFILVGNPAHILAVLARSPGTWRYHAAPWWPAGTAGLGMGAAIAWAFEFGLGGAGQPQLLAKYYVHRRVENTRYQALGNGLTYSIAAFMIFSGLGLAALSATHRAPVLSNPDYAAPYFFIHYIPTWLSGIVFTALIAASMATVNGFSNIASAAITRDFMQGVLGLQFTNKQGLLWGRLWTFLLLAIALLVTYWRSSLIGIAGTEAWGLLAAVFLPAVAIGLNWRRGTGWGVVVSGLIAIVGGTLVTVTNWNPGGFFGIAVIIAASIMAYWIISLVTPAEVLDPAMEAIVGMGSVPPPVTAVAASDPISTP, encoded by the coding sequence ATGAACCTTCATGCACCCACTAGTATGGCAGTCACCGTCGTCATCTATTTCGCCGTCGTTATCGGATTGGGCCTTTGGGCCAGCCGCGGGACGCGTAACTTGGCCGATTATTATATCGCCGGCCGAAACGCCCCGCGCTGGGTTGCCATTATTTCCGGCAGTGCCGCGGTGATGAGCGGGTTCGGGTTGGTCGGTCTACCGGGATTGGCTTACGCTTACGGCGGTGTCGTCTTCTTTTTGCAGGTCTTCGCCATCCTCGGATTTAGCGTCGCCGCGTTTTTGGCTTCCCGGAAAATGCGCACATTGACGGAGGTTAAAGAAGCCTATACCGTGCCGGATGCCATGGCGCTCCGCTACCCGTCCATGCCTCGGGTCATGCGTATCGTCGGGATTTTGGGATTGATTGTCGGTATGCTCGGCTATCTATCGGTTGAATTTCAAGCTTTAGGCGTCGTGCTGTCTTCACTGCTACCTATATCGTATTGGTCCGGTGTCCTTTTAGGTACCGCCATCGTAGCCGTTTACACGATCGTTGGGGGTATCCGGGCCGGAATTTGGACGGATTTGTTTCAATTTTCCCTGGAAATGCTGGCCGGCATCACGGTCATCATCACCGTCTTTATCCTGGTCGGTAACCCGGCCCACATTTTGGCCGTTTTGGCCCGATCGCCAGGTACCTGGCGATATCACGCGGCCCCCTGGTGGCCGGCCGGCACCGCCGGATTGGGCATGGGAGCGGCGATTGCCTGGGCATTTGAATTCGGTCTCGGCGGCGCCGGTCAACCGCAGCTGCTAGCCAAGTACTACGTACACCGCCGCGTGGAAAACACCCGCTATCAAGCCTTAGGGAATGGCCTGACCTATTCTATCGCGGCCTTCATGATATTTAGCGGACTTGGACTGGCGGCGCTATCGGCCACCCATCGGGCTCCGGTGCTTAGTAACCCGGACTATGCCGCACCGTACTTTTTCATTCACTATATTCCCACTTGGCTAAGCGGGATCGTGTTTACCGCCTTGATTGCCGCGTCCATGGCCACGGTCAACGGATTTTCCAATATTGCCTCTGCCGCGATAACCCGGGATTTCATGCAAGGCGTGTTGGGACTTCAGTTCACCAATAAGCAAGGGCTTTTATGGGGACGTCTGTGGACCTTTCTGCTATTGGCGATTGCGCTCTTGGTCACCTACTGGCGGTCGAGCCTCATCGGCATTGCCGGAACCGAGGCTTGGGGACTTTTGGCCGCGGTTTTTCTGCCTGCCGTTGCTATTGGCCTCAATTGGCGGCGCGGCACTGGATGGGGAGTGGTCGTTTCGGGCCTGATTGCCATTGTCGGCGGCACCCTGGTCACGGTCACCAACTGGAATCCCGGCGGGTTCTTCGGCATCGCCGTAATTATTGCCGCATCCATAATGGCTTATTGGATCATCTCGCTGGTTACCCCGGCCGAAGTGCTCGACCCGGCTATGGAGGCTATCGTCGGCATGGGTTCGGTGCCTCCTCCGGTGACCGCAGTGGCGGCCAGCGACCCGATATCAACCCCGTAA
- a CDS encoding Acetate--CoA ligase (PFAM: AMP-binding enzyme~COGs: COG0365 Acyl-coenzyme A synthetase/AMP-(fatty) acid ligase~InterPro IPR000873~KEGG: rxy:Rxyl_1704 AMP-dependent synthetase and ligase~PFAM: AMP-dependent synthetase/ligase~PRIAM: Acetate--CoA ligase~SPTR: AMP-dependent synthetase and ligase) has translation MNDRYAEHYRRFQWTIPAVFNIGEAVLSGKDPQAVAVWDVADDLTTRRYTFGDLAQDARRLANVYQSLGVEPGDRIGILLSQSVELVVSHIAAYLVGAIAVPLFALFGEDAITYRVNDAGCRILVADGMDWPRLAPIRDQWSTVHHIILTRQPDGPAENTLLWDTLLTGASDRFNPRPTGADDPAVIIYTSGTTGSPKGALHAHRVLLGHLPGVVMPHQQFPQPGDVMWTPADWAWIGGLLDVLLPSLYAGVPVVAFRPRKFDPERTLDLLQRLPIRNVFFPPTALRLLRTYTDRPRDGVALRTLASGGESLGADMIDWIRRVFGVTPAEFYGQTEANLLVANAPDIFPPTPGSMGRPVWGHDIRIVQENGEEAPIGEVGEITVTLPDPVAFLHYWNRPEATEAKTAGGRVHTGDLGRQDERGYLYFVGRVDDVINSSGYRIGPTEIESVIASHPAVALNAVVGKPDPIRGEIVKAFIVPTTPTIDRDRVAREIQDMVRKRLGAHEYPREIEFVDTLPMTTTGKIQRNVLRQRESARKPS, from the coding sequence ATGAATGATCGATATGCCGAACATTACCGCCGATTCCAATGGACCATACCGGCCGTATTCAATATCGGAGAGGCCGTTTTATCGGGAAAAGACCCGCAGGCGGTCGCCGTCTGGGATGTCGCCGACGATTTGACCACCCGGCGGTATACCTTCGGGGACCTAGCCCAAGACGCTCGGCGCTTGGCCAACGTCTATCAATCGCTGGGCGTCGAACCGGGAGACCGTATCGGCATTTTGCTCTCACAGAGTGTCGAACTAGTGGTGTCCCACATTGCCGCTTATTTGGTCGGCGCTATTGCCGTCCCGCTATTCGCCCTCTTTGGTGAGGATGCGATTACCTACCGGGTCAACGACGCGGGGTGTCGCATTTTGGTGGCCGACGGTATGGACTGGCCTCGGTTGGCACCGATCCGCGATCAATGGTCTACCGTCCACCATATCATTTTGACCCGGCAACCGGATGGTCCAGCAGAAAACACCCTTCTCTGGGATACGTTACTCACCGGGGCCTCCGACCGGTTTAATCCCCGTCCCACCGGTGCGGACGATCCCGCCGTCATTATCTATACGTCGGGTACCACCGGCTCCCCCAAAGGGGCGCTCCATGCCCATCGGGTCCTCTTGGGCCACTTGCCCGGCGTGGTGATGCCGCACCAACAATTTCCCCAACCGGGCGACGTCATGTGGACACCCGCCGACTGGGCATGGATTGGCGGGCTATTGGACGTATTGCTGCCGAGCCTTTACGCCGGCGTTCCGGTGGTAGCGTTTCGCCCCCGAAAATTTGATCCCGAACGGACCCTCGACTTACTTCAACGTCTGCCCATCCGAAACGTTTTCTTTCCGCCAACAGCGTTACGTCTATTGCGGACGTATACGGATCGGCCCCGCGACGGGGTTGCTCTCCGTACGTTAGCCAGCGGTGGCGAATCGTTGGGAGCCGATATGATCGACTGGATCCGCCGGGTCTTCGGCGTGACACCGGCCGAATTTTACGGCCAGACGGAAGCCAACCTCTTGGTCGCCAATGCCCCGGACATTTTCCCGCCGACACCCGGGTCAATGGGCCGCCCGGTTTGGGGCCACGATATCCGGATCGTTCAAGAAAACGGGGAGGAAGCCCCCATCGGCGAGGTCGGGGAGATCACGGTCACATTGCCCGATCCGGTGGCCTTTTTGCATTACTGGAACCGCCCGGAAGCCACCGAAGCCAAAACCGCCGGCGGCCGGGTGCATACTGGCGACTTGGGCCGGCAGGATGAGCGCGGTTACCTCTATTTTGTTGGACGGGTCGACGATGTCATTAATTCCTCAGGTTACCGAATCGGGCCCACCGAAATCGAATCGGTCATCGCCTCCCATCCGGCGGTCGCGCTCAATGCAGTCGTCGGTAAGCCGGATCCCATTCGGGGCGAAATCGTCAAAGCGTTTATCGTACCGACCACCCCCACGATAGACCGGGACCGGGTAGCGAGAGAAATTCAGGATATGGTGCGAAAACGGCTGGGCGCCCACGAATATCCCCGGGAAATCGAATTTGTCGATACTTTGCCGATGACCACCACCGGAAAAATTCAACGCAACGTCCTTCGGCAGCGTGAAAGCGCCCGAAAACCCTCATGA
- a CDS encoding Xanthine dehydrogenase (PFAM: XdhC and CoxI family~COGs: COG1975 Xanthine and CO dehydrogenase maturation factor XdhC/CoxF family~InterPro IPR003777~KEGG: bts:Btus_2771 xanthine dehydrogenase~PFAM: XdhC- CoxI~PRIAM: Xanthine dehydrogenase~SPTR: Xanthine dehydrogenase) produces the protein MSSIMEARSLWEFVEETSRQGHASVLATLVSVRGSAYRRPGAKMIICEDGRMRGTLSGGCLEGELFLQAEHVFRTKKASLHHYELAEDDMWGLGIGCKGSVDIWLEPVVPDEPFWQAFGQAVKQDRLVWWGAEIPQGRRFLMTRDWRTGDVPDWVRWSETWSGPESGVRHGYWWDVMRPADRVILCGAGHDAEPVARLARWAGFTVAVLDPRPQVNNGTRFPEAEHWVSEPGQVDPEEVMGSYWVIMNHHKRRDEDAIRLASRSQPRFVGILGPRQRTDEMLAHIEVNSLDLPIHAPVGLDLGAETPDEVAVSIVAELMAVRRGGSGRPLNGRAQIHA, from the coding sequence ATGTCGAGTATTATGGAAGCCCGCTCCCTATGGGAATTTGTCGAGGAGACGAGCCGTCAAGGCCACGCCTCGGTACTGGCTACCTTGGTGAGCGTTCGCGGGTCGGCATATCGCCGGCCCGGGGCCAAAATGATTATTTGTGAGGACGGCCGGATGCGCGGAACCCTTAGCGGCGGTTGTCTCGAAGGCGAATTGTTTCTTCAGGCAGAACATGTCTTCCGGACAAAGAAAGCCAGTCTGCACCATTATGAATTGGCGGAAGATGACATGTGGGGACTCGGGATCGGGTGTAAGGGTTCGGTCGATATTTGGCTTGAACCGGTTGTTCCGGACGAGCCGTTTTGGCAAGCGTTTGGCCAAGCCGTGAAACAGGATCGGTTGGTGTGGTGGGGGGCCGAAATCCCACAAGGGCGCCGTTTTCTCATGACCAGGGATTGGCGAACGGGTGACGTGCCGGACTGGGTGCGATGGTCAGAGACATGGTCAGGCCCGGAATCGGGCGTCCGTCACGGGTATTGGTGGGACGTGATGCGACCGGCCGACCGGGTGATCCTCTGTGGTGCCGGTCATGATGCCGAGCCCGTCGCCCGTTTGGCGCGATGGGCGGGATTTACGGTGGCGGTGTTGGACCCACGACCGCAGGTCAATAACGGGACCCGGTTTCCGGAGGCCGAGCATTGGGTGTCGGAACCCGGCCAAGTCGATCCGGAAGAGGTTATGGGCAGTTATTGGGTGATTATGAACCATCATAAACGGCGGGACGAGGACGCGATACGGTTGGCGTCCCGAAGTCAGCCCCGGTTTGTGGGGATTTTGGGGCCGCGGCAACGGACCGACGAAATGCTGGCGCACATCGAGGTGAATTCTCTCGATTTACCCATCCATGCCCCGGTGGGGCTTGACCTGGGGGCGGAAACCCCGGACGAGGTGGCCGTCAGTATCGTGGCGGAATTGATGGCGGTGCGCCGGGGAGGCTCGGGACGCCCACTGAACGGCCGGGCGCAAATTCATGCCTGA